From a single Paenibacillus sp. FSL R5-0345 genomic region:
- a CDS encoding tRNA dihydrouridine synthase: protein MSNEQNFWLDLPKPFFILAPMEDVTDVVFRHVISEAAKPDVFFTEFTNTESYCHPVGKDSVRGRLTFTEDEQPIVAHIWGDKPVFFEQMSIDMKKLGFRGIDLNMGCPAQNVASNGKGAGLILHPEVAAEIIQAAKAGGLPVSVKTRLGYSEIDEWRDWLTHILKQDIANLSIHLRTKEEMSKVDAHWELIPEIKKLRDEIAPNTLLTINGDIPDRATGLKLVEQYGVDGVMIGRGIFTNPFAFEKEPKEHSPKDFLNLLLLQLDLHDKYSNELEPRSFKPLLRFFKIYVRGFRGASELRNQLMDTRSTDEVRRLVKTVLEQELE, encoded by the coding sequence ATGAGTAACGAACAAAACTTTTGGCTTGATTTACCGAAGCCGTTTTTTATATTAGCACCAATGGAAGATGTCACAGATGTTGTATTTCGTCACGTGATTAGTGAAGCTGCCAAACCCGACGTGTTTTTCACAGAATTCACTAATACAGAAAGCTATTGTCACCCTGTAGGAAAAGACAGTGTACGTGGTCGATTAACGTTCACAGAAGATGAGCAACCAATTGTCGCTCATATTTGGGGTGATAAACCTGTATTTTTTGAACAGATGAGTATTGATATGAAAAAACTTGGTTTTCGCGGTATCGATTTAAACATGGGATGCCCCGCACAAAACGTCGCATCCAATGGAAAAGGTGCTGGATTAATACTACATCCTGAGGTTGCAGCAGAAATTATTCAAGCAGCAAAAGCCGGTGGATTGCCGGTTAGTGTTAAAACAAGATTGGGTTACTCTGAGATTGATGAGTGGCGGGATTGGTTAACACATATATTGAAGCAAGATATTGCGAATCTTTCCATTCACCTTCGTACAAAAGAAGAAATGAGCAAAGTAGATGCACACTGGGAGCTAATCCCTGAGATCAAAAAATTACGCGATGAAATTGCTCCGAATACGTTATTAACTATAAATGGAGATATCCCGGACCGCGCAACAGGATTAAAGCTAGTTGAACAATACGGCGTTGATGGTGTCATGATTGGCCGCGGCATCTTCACCAATCCATTTGCTTTTGAAAAAGAACCTAAAGAACATAGTCCAAAGGATTTTCTCAATTTACTTCTATTACAGTTGGATCTTCACGATAAATATTCAAATGAACTCGAGCCACGTTCATTTAAACCACTTCTTCGCTTTTTCAAAATCTATGTTCGTGGATTTAGAGGCGCAAGCGAATTAAGAAACCAATTAATGGATACAAGATCAACAGATGAAGTACGTCGTTTAGTAAAAACTGTTTTAGAACAAGAATTAGAATGA